The Bradyrhizobium sp. WSM471 genome includes the window AAACCCGAGCACGGTCCGCTCCGGACGACTCTCAGCACAATTGCATACCGGATTGTGTTCGTGGCAGATACACGCCAGCGACCCGTCGTCATTAAGTACCGCCATGCTACCCACCATATCCGATTGAAAATCCGCAGCAGATGTACAGACGGACCAATTCAATATCTGGGAGCCATCTACAGGTCAATGTTGCACAGCATCCGGCCAGTTAGAGACTGACGCAGACCGCATGTCGTCTCATCGGTGCCAGGCATTTGTGGAACAGACCGCCAATGGTTCTCCAAAATCACGCCCGCGCGCCGCCGGTCGCGTTGCGGAGTGCAAACTCCGGAACCGCCTCTTCAAGGAGTTCCCTAATCACCGGCTCATCATCGCGCTGAATTGCTTGCTCAAGACCAACAATCCACCGCTTCATCGCAAACATGCTGGGCCGGTTGGGTTCGGCTGCCATTATTCCAGGAATACCTATCTCAATGGTAGGTTCTTCAGAGGCAAATAAGATTTCGTTCAAGCGTTCCCCCGCTCGCACGCCTGTGAATACGATTTCAATATCGCAACCTGGCTCAAGTCCCGAGAGCCGAACCATGCGCTCGGCCAAGTCGACGATTTTGACGGGCTGGCCCATGTTCAATACGTAAACGGATACTCGAGATCGCTCCGTCGCAACAGCGTGCGTCGCAGCAGTGATGACGAGATCACACGCTTCGCGAATTGTCATGAAATATCTGACCATCTCCGGATGAGTAACTGTGACAGGGCCGCCCGCAGCTATTTGCGACTTAAATTTCGGCACTACCGAGCCGTTCGAGCCCAGAACATTGCCGAACCTAACCGAGATCAGCCGAGTAGTCGGCTTTTCAGATGTAGGCTGCACGATCAAGTCCTGATCGAGTGCTTGACAATACATTTCCGCGAAACGCTTTGTCAGACCGAGCATCGAAACAGGCTCGATTGCCTTGTCAGTCGAGACCATAACCATAGCCTTTGCGCCGGCAGCTACCGCTGCATCCGCAACGTTGATTGAACCGAATATATTCGTTTTTACCCCTTCGCTGCAGTCACGCTCGAGGATTGGCACATGCTTCAGCGCCGCAGCATGAAACACAAGATCGGGCTTAAAGGCGGCCATGAGACGCATGATGTGTTCGCGATCGCGCACATCCGCGATGCGCGCCTCAACCAAAGCAGTGCTGCGCAAAGCTGCAAGCGCTTCAGAGATCGCGTAAAGTGCCGGCTCGGAATTTTCGATGATCAAGAGTCGCCTTGCACCGAACGTGGCAACGCGTTCACAAAGCTCTGACCCGATCGACCCCCCACCTCCGGTAACCACAACGTCCTTGCCGCTCACCGCCGCTGAAAGTTGAGCGTAATCGATCTTGGCGGTAGGCCGAAGAAGAAGGTCTTCGATTCGAACGCTGGTAAGCCTTGGGACAGTTCCGCTTTCAAGTGAGGGCAGCCGGTTGACGATCAACCCGAGTCGCCGCGCCCGCATGATAATCGATTCAGGCTGAGACTCCACTTCAAGCGCAGAAGGAGTCATGACGATGCGGCCAATAGACCGCTTGCGCTTCGCGAAGTCAGCTACGATGTCTTCGAGATCGTCCGTGTCTCCCAGGACCGGAAGACTACGGACCAACTGCCCTTGATCCGCACGGGACGGCGAGAGAATGCCCGTGGGCCAAATTCCTTTTATGGCTCCATTCTCGATCCCGCGTAGGACAACCTCGGCGTCGGCGGCTCGGCCCACGAGGAGCGTCGGAGTTGCTTGGCCAATTTTTGCGTGACGACGAACCCGAGTGTAGCGGAAATACCTGTAAGCCACTCGTAGCAAACTTAGGTAAAAAATCTCAAGAAACCAGTACAGGACAAGAGTTACCTTGCCTAAGAAGTAGCCCCCGAGAACATTGGGAGCCACGAGTATGTAGTCGAGCACCAGGAGCGCCAACGTAAGAAGAGTAGATACTTGAACGATCCTGATTCCATCCGGCAACGAAACAAATCGCCACTTCGTCGTGGTCAGCTGAAATGTGAAGCAAACGACGGCAGTTAGGATCAAGAAATAGGGAAGAATATGAAATAGCAGCGGCAGGCTTTGATAGAAATCGTTGCCGCCCTCGACGCGCAGGTAAAACGCAGTGAATAGCGCAGCCGCGGTCGCAAGCAGATCGTGGACCGCGATCAGAAAGTTACGCCGATTGAGCTGAGATATTCTGAGCATAAGTGAACAGTCCAAAGAAAGAAACCGGGAGATAGTTTTCCACGGCACGGGTCCTCAAGACAAATCTTCTGCCACAATTTTGCGCATTCCGCAAAGGTCCGAGGATCATCACTCCCTTCCCCAGCGATGTGTCTCGAGCCCTATTTCAAACGAGGCGGCCATAATCGGACTCATCCTGATGTCACGCGATCTGCTGAATTCACCTTGCGAGCATTAGCTCCTTCGCAGATAGTCTACGAGACCCCAATTCGAGCATTCTAAAGTGAGGAGCGGCTCACTTGAGTGCTATCTAAGACCTGCTAATGCTCCCTCCGTCTTATCTAAATTGGTTGTGACGAGTGGCCACCGCACCCTAACCAAGCTCTGTTGCAAGCCCCCTCTCAATTACTGTGTGATCAACTCGACGTCCGGACGTCATGTCGGCTTACATTCTCCAAGCCCTGATGCCAGGAGTTCGGTTTTCGCGAGCAACTTGGATAAAAGGCTAAGATCGGCCCACGCGGCATCAACGCCAAGTACATGACGATCATGTCGAGGTTCATCGATACGAGGTAGGACATCAAAATGAACCCAAAGGTCGCTAGTCCGACAGCAGCCATCGCTTTCGAGGAACGAACTAATTGCAGGCCTGCACAGCCGAAAAGGGAGAGCCACAGCGCGCCGCCTATGAGACCAGTGTCTACTACTGCCGCGCTTAGCGTCGCGGTTCGGACGGCGGTATCGTAACTTCTGGGTAAACTCCATCCGAACTCCCGCGCGACTTCGTGAAATTCGGGAATCAAGACGACTCGATGTGTATAATAGCCCGTCCCGAACAAAACGCGCGTGATACCGTCATCCAGCATAAATCGCATTGCACCGATAAGAGCAACCTTACGATCGATATCCTGAGTTCCGAGACCAGCCGGATCGGCAAAGGCGGACCGGCTCGCCGCCGCGTCGCCAATGGCCCGTTGCACCACCGCCGTTTCTGCAACCCTCTCACGAATTGGTCCTGGAAGAAACCCTCCAAAAACTGCCAACCCAAATCTTACAGTCTTTAGCTCAAGAACTGCGCCAACGCCGTCGTCCTTCGGTTGCACAATCGCGGCAACGTCGCGGACGAATTGTGACGGGGTGAGGAGTTTTTCGTGATTCCATGGAAATCCAACTACAAACAACAGGTAGATTGCTGCCATAGCGATGGCTCGCGCCGCGCCGAGAAGCGGTGCCGCCAAAACGATAAAAACAATGAGCGAGAGCCAGACGCTCCGC containing:
- a CDS encoding SDR family NAD(P)-dependent oxidoreductase; this encodes MLRISQLNRRNFLIAVHDLLATAAALFTAFYLRVEGGNDFYQSLPLLFHILPYFLILTAVVCFTFQLTTTKWRFVSLPDGIRIVQVSTLLTLALLVLDYILVAPNVLGGYFLGKVTLVLYWFLEIFYLSLLRVAYRYFRYTRVRRHAKIGQATPTLLVGRAADAEVVLRGIENGAIKGIWPTGILSPSRADQGQLVRSLPVLGDTDDLEDIVADFAKRKRSIGRIVMTPSALEVESQPESIIMRARRLGLIVNRLPSLESGTVPRLTSVRIEDLLLRPTAKIDYAQLSAAVSGKDVVVTGGGGSIGSELCERVATFGARRLLIIENSEPALYAISEALAALRSTALVEARIADVRDREHIMRLMAAFKPDLVFHAAALKHVPILERDCSEGVKTNIFGSINVADAAVAAGAKAMVMVSTDKAIEPVSMLGLTKRFAEMYCQALDQDLIVQPTSEKPTTRLISVRFGNVLGSNGSVVPKFKSQIAAGGPVTVTHPEMVRYFMTIREACDLVITAATHAVATERSRVSVYVLNMGQPVKIVDLAERMVRLSGLEPGCDIEIVFTGVRAGERLNEILFASEEPTIEIGIPGIMAAEPNRPSMFAMKRWIVGLEQAIQRDDEPVIRELLEEAVPEFALRNATGGARA